Proteins from one Catenuloplanes atrovinosus genomic window:
- a CDS encoding GNAT family N-acetyltransferase: MTAPLITQAVPADRDRVISTFVAAFATDPVLRHLFPGASYEELAPAFAGHLFDRRVTAGTVWLADGGAAVAMWDPPGPGESWPPAASYLPAEAAARVDAYDAVIHPHMPVTPHWYLGVLACDPRFAGRRLGRAVMQPGLRRAAADGLPAYLETGTTVNVGIYQRSGWTVDKHITTGALTAWILRHDGIPVT; this comes from the coding sequence GTGACCGCCCCCTTGATCACCCAGGCCGTGCCCGCTGACCGGGATCGCGTCATCTCCACGTTCGTCGCCGCGTTCGCCACCGATCCGGTGCTGCGTCACCTGTTCCCGGGCGCGTCGTACGAGGAACTGGCACCCGCGTTCGCCGGCCACCTGTTCGACCGCCGCGTGACCGCCGGGACCGTCTGGCTCGCCGACGGCGGCGCCGCGGTGGCGATGTGGGACCCGCCCGGCCCCGGCGAGTCGTGGCCGCCGGCCGCGTCCTACCTGCCCGCCGAGGCGGCGGCCCGGGTCGACGCCTACGACGCGGTGATCCATCCGCACATGCCGGTGACCCCGCACTGGTACCTGGGCGTGCTCGCCTGCGACCCCCGGTTCGCCGGCCGCCGTCTCGGCCGCGCCGTCATGCAGCCCGGCCTGCGCCGCGCCGCCGCCGACGGCCTGCCCGCCTACCTGGAGACCGGCACCACCGTCAACGTCGGCATCTACCAGCGCAGCGGCTGGACCGTCGACAAGCACATCACCACCGGCGCCCTGACCGCCTGGATCCTCCGCCACGACGGCATCCCCGTCACGTAG
- a CDS encoding SRPBCC domain-containing protein, whose amino-acid sequence MEHGMIERWIHIEASPENVFEVLSDPAYVRQWWPDDADFPVRAGGDGWISFGDPAEGGKRERLTVVDVVRPRTFSFRWTHEDGETAGPGNSYLVVFELEPVDGGTLLRMTETGFRERGWDEATAAAAHADHVRGWDFFLPRLPVAVAKRAA is encoded by the coding sequence ATGGAGCACGGAATGATCGAGCGGTGGATTCACATCGAGGCGAGCCCGGAGAACGTGTTCGAGGTGCTGAGCGATCCGGCCTACGTGCGTCAGTGGTGGCCGGATGACGCGGACTTCCCCGTGCGGGCCGGTGGTGACGGGTGGATCAGCTTCGGCGATCCGGCCGAGGGCGGCAAGCGTGAGCGGCTGACCGTCGTCGATGTGGTGCGGCCGCGGACGTTCTCGTTCCGGTGGACGCACGAGGACGGTGAGACGGCGGGGCCGGGCAATTCGTATCTGGTCGTGTTCGAGTTGGAGCCGGTGGACGGCGGCACGCTGCTGCGGATGACCGAGACCGGGTTCCGGGAGCGCGGCTGGGACGAGGCGACGGCGGCGGCCGCGCACGCGGATCATGTGCGCGGCTGGGACTTCTTCCTCCCCCGCCTGCCGGTGGCCGTGGCGAAGCGGGCGGCGTGA
- a CDS encoding tyrosine-type recombinase/integrase → MQDIPDVTDGRDEKLIVLIEEFLGARAIRKPSAHTLAAYRRDLTAIARLLTEGDPGATPLPLATLPISAVTARALRGAFARFAAPRAAASVYRAWSTWNSFFAFLVADGRVAGNPMSAVGKPRVPAPTPKPLRGEETPERLLEAVAEAPDGRQRHPWPERDLVVLALALCAGLRLAELLDLRVGSVVGRAGERRVEVLGKGGRPRSVPIEPELDALVERYLESRRVRFGARSVTRESALLVDRFSAPLRRGGLQYLVESCYRRAGIVDRVPSGAQLHALRHTFATRLAEDGASASEIMRLLGHATLTTSQNYIDVTAGQQRAAIKANRTNRALARLAGSGGDEARGAH, encoded by the coding sequence ATGCAGGACATACCGGATGTAACGGACGGGCGGGATGAGAAGCTGATCGTGTTGATCGAGGAGTTTCTGGGGGCGCGGGCGATTCGGAAGCCGTCGGCGCACACGCTGGCGGCCTACCGGCGGGATCTGACCGCGATCGCGCGGCTGCTGACCGAGGGTGACCCCGGCGCCACTCCCCTGCCCCTCGCCACGCTGCCGATCTCCGCGGTGACCGCGCGGGCGCTGCGTGGGGCTTTCGCCCGGTTCGCGGCGCCGCGGGCGGCGGCCTCGGTGTATCGGGCGTGGTCGACGTGGAACAGCTTCTTCGCGTTCCTGGTGGCGGATGGGCGGGTGGCGGGGAATCCGATGTCGGCGGTGGGCAAGCCGCGGGTGCCGGCGCCGACGCCGAAGCCGTTGCGGGGCGAGGAGACGCCGGAGCGGTTGCTGGAGGCGGTGGCGGAGGCGCCGGACGGGCGGCAGCGGCATCCGTGGCCGGAGCGGGATCTGGTGGTGCTGGCGCTGGCGTTGTGTGCGGGGTTGCGGCTGGCGGAACTGCTGGATCTGCGGGTCGGGTCGGTGGTGGGGCGCGCGGGTGAGCGTCGGGTGGAGGTGTTGGGCAAGGGTGGCCGGCCGCGGTCGGTGCCGATCGAGCCGGAGCTGGACGCGCTGGTGGAGCGTTATCTGGAGTCGCGGCGGGTGCGGTTCGGGGCGCGGAGCGTGACGCGGGAGTCGGCGTTGCTGGTGGACCGGTTCTCGGCGCCGTTGCGTCGTGGTGGGCTGCAGTATCTGGTGGAGTCGTGTTACCGGCGGGCCGGGATCGTGGATCGTGTCCCTTCGGGCGCGCAGTTGCACGCGTTGCGGCACACGTTCGCGACGCGGCTGGCGGAGGACGGGGCGAGCGCGTCGGAGATCATGCGGTTGCTGGGGCATGCGACGTTGACGACGAGTCAGAACTACATCGACGTGACGGCGGGTCAGCAGCGCGCCGCGATCAAGGCGAACCGGACTAATCGCGCGTTGGCGAGGCTGGCCGGAAGCGGCGGGGATGAGGCGCGGGGTGCACACTAA
- a CDS encoding ArsR/SmtB family transcription factor — translation MSTAVDDALWSAIGDPIRRRMLDLLLSDDGAGTATSLAERLPVTRQAVAKHLVVLDRVGLVHGATAGRERQFRVDEARLARAAAQLAEVGGAWDRRLARITRLAESRERADG, via the coding sequence GTGAGCACGGCGGTGGACGACGCGCTGTGGTCGGCGATCGGTGATCCGATCCGGCGGCGGATGCTGGATCTGCTGTTGTCCGACGATGGGGCGGGTACGGCGACGTCGCTGGCGGAGCGGTTGCCGGTGACGCGGCAGGCGGTCGCGAAGCATCTGGTCGTGCTGGACCGGGTGGGGTTGGTGCACGGTGCGACCGCCGGCCGGGAGCGTCAGTTCCGGGTGGACGAGGCGCGGCTGGCGCGGGCGGCCGCGCAGTTGGCGGAGGTCGGTGGCGCGTGGGATCGGCGGCTGGCGCGGATCACGCGGCTGGCCGAGTCGCGGGAGCGTGCGGACGGTTAG
- a CDS encoding ABC-F family ATP-binding cassette domain-containing protein — translation MLKAVSLSVSFAAEPLFSGVDLTLGPGDRVGLVGPNGAGKSTLLKVLTGRLTPDAGHVTLAPGTTIGYFAQQVPDPDQTVGDYLAGGLGEIHRVASRMRDLERRLATSGAPPRLLDEYGRVQERWTDLRGWEAGNRLDEVRQRLDVAHLDDHTPLWRISGGEQARLTLARVLLSTPETGERILILDEPTNHLDADGIDWLGRWLAGFAGALLVVSHDRAFLDRTVTRIVELDGIHQEPQRYEEGYTAYREEKTRRWQALLLDYEAQQKDLRRWADDIARTRQHALGVETTMRRGLGTDQLRRYAKKVAKKAKVRERRLRRQMEAAHWIAEPQTRPPLTLAFPAAEPAALSARGLTVRTLFTDLDLEVSSGERVRLTGRNGSGKTTLLRVLAGQLTPDAGEVTGAPASLLPQTHDELRTKATVLEHFRAHVPVYADDAEALLDAHLFGPETWDAPLATLSAGELRRLLLAIMVNSSARVLLLDEPTNYLDFDALDVIEEALRAYQGTVIVVTHDAYFARAIGLDREVAL, via the coding sequence ATGTTGAAAGCCGTCTCACTGTCCGTCTCGTTCGCGGCCGAGCCGCTGTTCTCCGGCGTCGACCTGACGCTCGGGCCCGGTGACCGTGTCGGATTGGTCGGGCCGAACGGTGCCGGGAAGTCCACGCTGCTGAAGGTGCTCACCGGCCGGCTGACGCCGGACGCCGGGCACGTCACGCTCGCGCCCGGCACCACGATCGGCTACTTCGCGCAGCAGGTCCCGGACCCGGACCAGACCGTCGGCGACTACCTCGCGGGCGGGCTCGGCGAGATCCACCGCGTCGCGTCCCGCATGCGGGACCTGGAGCGGCGCCTGGCCACGTCCGGCGCGCCGCCACGCCTGCTCGACGAGTACGGGCGCGTCCAGGAACGCTGGACCGACCTGCGCGGCTGGGAGGCGGGCAACCGGCTCGACGAGGTCCGCCAGCGCCTCGACGTCGCGCACCTCGACGACCACACGCCGCTGTGGCGGATCTCCGGCGGCGAACAGGCCCGGCTCACGCTGGCCCGGGTGCTGCTGTCCACACCGGAGACCGGCGAGCGAATCCTGATCCTGGACGAGCCGACGAACCACCTCGACGCGGACGGCATCGACTGGCTGGGCCGGTGGCTGGCCGGGTTCGCCGGCGCGCTGCTCGTGGTCAGCCACGACCGGGCGTTCCTGGACCGGACCGTCACCCGCATCGTCGAGCTCGACGGCATCCACCAGGAGCCACAGCGGTACGAAGAGGGCTACACCGCGTACCGGGAGGAGAAGACCCGCCGCTGGCAGGCGCTGCTGCTGGACTACGAGGCACAGCAGAAGGACCTGCGCCGCTGGGCGGACGACATCGCCCGCACCCGGCAGCACGCGCTCGGCGTCGAGACCACCATGCGGCGCGGCCTCGGCACGGACCAGCTCCGCCGGTACGCGAAGAAGGTCGCGAAGAAGGCCAAGGTCCGCGAGCGGCGGCTGCGCCGGCAGATGGAGGCCGCGCACTGGATCGCCGAGCCGCAGACCCGCCCACCGCTGACGCTGGCGTTCCCGGCCGCGGAACCCGCCGCCCTGTCCGCCCGCGGCCTCACCGTCCGTACCCTCTTCACCGACCTTGATCTGGAGGTGTCCAGCGGGGAACGTGTCCGGTTGACCGGGCGCAACGGCTCCGGGAAGACCACGCTGCTGCGCGTGCTCGCCGGGCAGCTCACCCCGGACGCCGGCGAGGTGACCGGCGCGCCGGCATCCCTGCTGCCGCAGACCCACGACGAACTGCGCACCAAGGCCACGGTGCTGGAGCACTTCCGGGCGCACGTGCCGGTCTACGCCGACGACGCGGAGGCGCTGCTGGACGCGCACCTGTTCGGCCCGGAGACCTGGGACGCGCCGCTGGCCACGCTCTCCGCGGGCGAGCTGCGCCGGCTGCTGCTGGCCATCATGGTCAACTCGTCCGCGCGGGTGCTGCTGCTGGACGAGCCCACCAACTACCTGGACTTCGACGCGCTCGACGTGATCGAGGAAGCCCTCCGTGCATACCAGGGCACGGTGATCGTCGTGACCCACGACGCCTATTTCGCCCGTGCGATCGGGCTGGACCGAGAGGTGGCCCTGTGA
- a CDS encoding maleylpyruvate isomerase family mycothiol-dependent enzyme, with the protein MDETVEFPELLRLIDERAAAFRAAIAAADDLAVPVPTCPEWTLFDLARHVGEGRRKWARIVTAGPADAPPPASSWQDRPVPGERDALVAWLADSTRELLDTLRQAGPEHGCWTWWGPSQSPQTCGAVARHQLQEVAVHTYDAQLTAGAPRPLPPDVAVDGVEEFLVTCCATTKPWPHEPAVVDYHITEGRSWRILLSADGARVSRRTTPTAATQPSAAPADASATATASDLVLHFYGRLPLDSLTVDGDRRVFDHLIAWDPDA; encoded by the coding sequence GTGGATGAGACGGTGGAGTTTCCCGAGTTGCTGCGGCTGATCGACGAGCGGGCGGCCGCGTTCCGGGCGGCGATCGCGGCGGCTGACGATCTCGCGGTGCCGGTGCCGACCTGCCCGGAGTGGACGCTGTTCGACCTGGCGCGGCACGTGGGCGAGGGCCGCCGCAAATGGGCCAGGATCGTGACCGCCGGGCCGGCCGACGCTCCGCCCCCGGCGTCATCCTGGCAGGACCGCCCGGTGCCGGGGGAGCGCGACGCGCTGGTGGCGTGGCTGGCCGACTCGACGCGGGAACTGCTGGACACGCTGCGGCAGGCGGGGCCGGAGCACGGCTGCTGGACCTGGTGGGGCCCGTCGCAGTCGCCGCAGACCTGCGGTGCCGTCGCCCGGCACCAGTTGCAGGAGGTCGCCGTGCACACCTACGACGCCCAGCTCACGGCCGGCGCCCCGCGGCCGCTGCCGCCGGACGTGGCCGTCGACGGCGTGGAGGAATTCCTCGTCACCTGCTGCGCGACCACGAAGCCGTGGCCGCACGAGCCCGCCGTCGTCGACTACCACATCACCGAGGGCCGGTCCTGGCGCATCCTGCTCTCCGCCGACGGCGCCCGCGTCTCCCGCCGGACCACCCCGACCGCCGCCACCCAGCCCTCCGCCGCCCCCGCAGACGCCTCCGCGACCGCCACCGCGAGCGACCTGGTCCTCCACTTCTACGGCCGCCTCCCACTCGACTCCCTCACCGTCGACGGCGACCGGCGCGTCTTCGACCACCTCATCGCCTGGGACCCGGACGCCTGA
- a CDS encoding VOC family protein, translated as MFDHVGVPVTDVEKSIAFYLGVFAPIGMREERRFPVPPSFVVGLGLGDGEPGFWLSPASGAETRELHIAFRAPDRTSVDAVHRAAVAAGAQVLHPPRIWPEYHPGYYAVFLRDPDGHNVEAVHHTVTG; from the coding sequence ATGTTCGATCACGTGGGCGTTCCGGTCACGGACGTCGAGAAGTCGATCGCCTTCTACCTGGGCGTCTTCGCCCCGATCGGGATGCGCGAGGAGCGGCGTTTCCCGGTGCCGCCGTCGTTCGTCGTCGGCCTCGGGCTCGGTGACGGCGAGCCCGGCTTCTGGCTCAGCCCCGCCTCCGGTGCGGAGACCCGCGAGCTGCACATCGCGTTCCGGGCGCCGGACCGCACCTCGGTCGACGCGGTGCACCGGGCGGCGGTGGCGGCCGGGGCGCAGGTGCTGCACCCGCCGCGGATCTGGCCGGAGTACCACCCGGGGTACTACGCGGTGTTCCTGCGCGACCCGGACGGCCACAACGTGGAGGCGGTGCACCACACGGTCACTGGATGA
- a CDS encoding SDR family NAD(P)-dependent oxidoreductase has translation MNRPHVALVTGANQGIGAAVAEALAARGDAVLLTYLALPPTAHRPDPTMPASYAADRARTCDAVLDRIRGAGGTAEAVEADLTDPDVAGRLFDEAERRLGPVDILVNNASGWLSDTFAPTATDKFGRPITPVTVDGFDRQFAVDTRAPALLISEFARRHAARGAGWGRIVGLTSGSPQGFPGEVSYGAAKAAHENYTFSAATELGPLGVTANMVHPPVTDTGWITPEVTEYVDGDPHWFGIATPAEVAEVIAWLTSDAARRITGHRIAMR, from the coding sequence GTGAACCGACCACACGTCGCGCTGGTGACCGGCGCGAACCAGGGGATCGGCGCGGCCGTCGCCGAGGCGCTCGCCGCGCGCGGCGACGCCGTGCTGCTCACCTACCTGGCGCTGCCGCCGACCGCGCACCGCCCCGACCCGACCATGCCCGCCAGCTACGCCGCCGACCGCGCCCGCACCTGCGACGCGGTGCTGGACCGCATCCGGGGCGCGGGCGGCACCGCGGAGGCGGTCGAGGCCGACCTGACCGACCCGGACGTCGCCGGCCGCCTGTTCGACGAGGCCGAACGGCGGCTCGGACCGGTCGACATCCTGGTCAACAACGCCAGCGGCTGGCTCAGCGACACGTTCGCCCCGACCGCGACCGACAAGTTCGGCCGGCCGATCACGCCGGTCACCGTGGACGGCTTCGACCGCCAGTTCGCCGTGGACACCCGCGCGCCCGCGCTGCTGATCAGCGAGTTCGCCCGCCGGCACGCCGCACGCGGCGCCGGCTGGGGACGCATCGTCGGCCTCACCTCCGGCTCACCGCAGGGATTCCCCGGGGAGGTCTCCTACGGCGCGGCGAAGGCGGCCCACGAGAACTACACGTTCTCCGCCGCGACCGAACTGGGACCGCTCGGCGTCACCGCGAACATGGTGCACCCGCCGGTCACCGACACCGGCTGGATCACCCCCGAGGTCACCGAGTACGTCGACGGCGACCCGCACTGGTTCGGCATCGCCACACCGGCCGAGGTCGCCGAGGTCATCGCCTGGCTCACCTCGGACGCCGCCCGCCGGATCACCGGTCACCGCATCGCCATGCGGTGA
- a CDS encoding AAA family ATPase — translation MAVLAAASSVRVAAVAIAPGAAPGRRVRAHAATWVEIHDGDAGPLSLKATVHLVSALAATHGLVLIAGVPGLLVPVGRAGWTVTDLAAMLGAPVVVVTGGTRDAANHATLALGALDRHGLAAVVVATGLPPAAAPAGPPTDDTGAAGPPPAPDTGAAASADRDDSFAATAAGPVTLSATGPDTPPGPADSAEERPGGPTAEQDEEGRGSPAEPQPGPPAADPLATSANPVAEPADAPATPADVHAEPAEPPATPADAHAEPAEPPATPADAHAEPAEPPATPADAHAEPAEPPATPADAHANPADAHADRLPVALAGRIPAGVDSLDAEAARAFLDPLLHARHPAPARPSSPAAPAPPQPAASGTRVAVALGALFVTMSLGAVGLAFCNRPAVQQTTTEVTVTPRWRDTYPAPTPSSTGVPVENVCPTNRPGLTPTRPDPGVTSRVDGAWQRIETWLAAKAPASRQTLRPAADPAAIDAAQRRMSVRFPPDLVASLLRHDGTTAEQTDAFPLPFDYRPLSTTEIADTWQQQCDMLAGTPILAGGGWWDAGYVPFAGGPEIGLLLVDQRPDGFGTVGDFHNDGGVRFGEWRPASIAELLERTATSLETGEPFAGRYRPALAGDRLEWIIQ, via the coding sequence GTGGCCGTGTTGGCCGCGGCCTCGTCGGTGCGGGTGGCGGCGGTCGCGATCGCCCCCGGTGCGGCACCGGGCCGGCGGGTCCGCGCGCACGCCGCCACCTGGGTGGAGATCCATGACGGCGACGCCGGCCCGCTGAGCCTGAAGGCGACCGTCCATCTCGTCTCCGCGCTCGCGGCTACGCACGGCCTGGTGCTGATCGCGGGTGTGCCGGGGCTGCTGGTACCGGTCGGCCGTGCCGGCTGGACCGTGACCGATCTCGCGGCGATGCTCGGCGCGCCGGTCGTCGTGGTCACCGGCGGTACCCGGGACGCGGCCAACCACGCCACGCTCGCGCTCGGCGCCCTGGACCGGCACGGTCTTGCCGCGGTCGTCGTCGCCACCGGCCTCCCGCCCGCCGCCGCACCGGCCGGCCCGCCGACCGACGACACCGGAGCGGCCGGCCCGCCGCCAGCCCCCGACACCGGAGCGGCCGCGTCCGCGGATCGTGACGACTCGTTCGCCGCGACGGCGGCCGGACCGGTCACGCTGTCCGCCACCGGCCCGGACACGCCGCCGGGTCCGGCAGACTCCGCGGAGGAGCGTCCGGGAGGCCCCACCGCAGAGCAAGACGAGGAAGGCCGTGGCTCCCCCGCCGAGCCGCAGCCCGGCCCGCCAGCTGCGGACCCCCTCGCAACCTCTGCGAACCCGGTCGCCGAGCCGGCGGATGCGCCCGCAACCCCGGCAGATGTGCACGCCGAGCCAGCAGAACCACCCGCAACCCCGGCGGATGCGCACGCCGAGCCAGCAGAACCACCCGCAACCCCGGCGGATGCGCACGCCGAGCCAGCAGAACCACCCGCAACCCCGGCGGATGCGCACGCCGAGCCAGCAGAACCACCCGCAACCCCGGCGGATGCGCACGCGAACCCGGCGGATGCGCACGCGGATCGGCTTCCCGTCGCGCTGGCCGGGCGGATACCCGCCGGCGTCGACTCGCTGGACGCGGAGGCGGCCCGCGCGTTCCTCGATCCGCTGCTGCACGCCCGGCACCCGGCGCCGGCCCGGCCATCGTCACCGGCGGCGCCGGCGCCACCGCAGCCGGCCGCCAGCGGCACCCGGGTCGCGGTCGCCCTGGGCGCGCTGTTCGTGACGATGTCGCTCGGGGCGGTCGGGCTGGCGTTCTGTAACCGGCCCGCCGTGCAGCAGACCACCACGGAGGTCACGGTCACCCCGCGGTGGCGGGACACCTACCCGGCGCCGACTCCGTCGTCCACCGGCGTACCGGTGGAGAACGTCTGCCCCACCAACCGGCCCGGCCTGACGCCCACCCGCCCGGACCCCGGCGTGACGAGCCGGGTCGACGGCGCATGGCAGCGCATCGAGACGTGGCTGGCCGCCAAGGCACCCGCCAGCCGACAGACCCTGCGGCCCGCCGCCGACCCCGCCGCGATCGACGCGGCGCAGCGGCGCATGTCGGTGCGGTTCCCGCCCGATCTGGTCGCGTCGCTGCTGCGGCACGACGGGACGACGGCGGAGCAGACCGACGCCTTCCCGCTGCCGTTCGACTACCGGCCGCTGTCCACCACCGAGATCGCCGACACCTGGCAGCAGCAGTGCGACATGCTGGCCGGCACGCCGATCCTGGCCGGCGGAGGGTGGTGGGACGCCGGATACGTCCCGTTCGCCGGCGGCCCGGAGATCGGGCTGCTGCTGGTCGACCAGCGCCCGGACGGCTTCGGCACGGTCGGCGACTTCCACAACGACGGCGGCGTCCGGTTCGGCGAGTGGCGCCCCGCGTCGATCGCCGAACTGCTGGAGCGGACCGCGACCTCGCTGGAGACCGGTGAGCCGTTCGCCGGTCGATACCGCCCCGCGCTCGCCGGCGACCGCCTGGAGTGGATCATCCAGTGA
- a CDS encoding TetR/AcrR family transcriptional regulator has protein sequence MPRTVDLDARRREIADALLHLVEERGMAAASMRETAAAAGVSLGAVQRCFATREEMVLFALTRINERFKARVLAAVSPATAPREAIRTLITEMLPLSGPGRADARVALAFLGVAGGDAQVRAALAVGDRGAREFFTGHLAGLGRTPVDATRLLALIDGLRAPLLLGYLSPADALAAVDAHLDELFGLLAG, from the coding sequence GTGCCGCGGACGGTGGACCTGGACGCGCGCCGGCGCGAGATCGCGGACGCGCTGCTGCACCTGGTCGAGGAGCGTGGCATGGCGGCCGCGTCGATGCGGGAGACCGCGGCCGCGGCCGGGGTGTCGCTCGGCGCGGTGCAGCGCTGTTTCGCCACCCGGGAGGAGATGGTGCTGTTCGCGCTGACCCGGATCAACGAGCGGTTCAAGGCCCGGGTCCTGGCCGCGGTCTCCCCCGCGACCGCACCGCGTGAGGCGATCCGGACGCTGATCACGGAGATGCTGCCGCTGTCCGGGCCGGGCCGGGCGGACGCGCGGGTGGCGCTGGCGTTTCTGGGTGTGGCGGGCGGGGATGCTCAGGTGCGGGCCGCGCTCGCGGTGGGCGACCGGGGCGCGCGGGAGTTCTTCACCGGGCACCTGGCCGGTCTCGGCCGTACGCCGGTGGACGCGACCCGCCTACTGGCGCTGATCGACGGGCTGCGCGCGCCGCTGCTGCTCGGCTACCTGTCCCCCGCGGACGCGCTGGCCGCGGTCGACGCGCACCTGGACGAGCTGTTCGGGCTTCTGGCCGGGTAG
- a CDS encoding alpha/beta fold hydrolase, with the protein MTIQYAHNGDVRIAYERFDGGPQPLLLLGGHGRPSTWIPDDFCHALVAAGFSVVRYDHRDSGASTHFDQHRTGGYLRALLRPTRPPYTVEAFAADAAAVLDANGWTSAHLAGGSMGAGVALLLAARAPGRVRSLTLLTAAYTRGHRVLRYTRPGPFRQVLGRRYPPGAAGEEEMTVAVMRMLASPHALDHFDEDLARDIGRRSHARHPSDRRADQRQITAGRTGDPWAFDALPDVPIQIINGLDDPIIRATGGLDLARRLRAPIRFYPGMGHDLPKHLWDTLAADIATLANRPHAPATRPAA; encoded by the coding sequence ATGACCATCCAGTACGCCCACAACGGCGACGTCCGCATCGCCTACGAACGATTCGACGGCGGACCCCAGCCACTCCTGCTCCTCGGCGGCCACGGACGACCCTCCACCTGGATCCCGGACGACTTCTGCCACGCACTCGTCGCCGCCGGCTTCTCCGTCGTCCGATACGACCACCGCGACAGCGGCGCCTCCACCCACTTCGACCAGCACCGCACCGGCGGATACCTCCGCGCCCTCCTGCGACCCACCCGCCCGCCGTACACCGTGGAGGCCTTCGCCGCCGACGCGGCCGCGGTCCTCGACGCCAACGGCTGGACCAGCGCACACCTCGCCGGCGGCTCCATGGGCGCCGGCGTCGCCCTGCTGCTCGCCGCCCGCGCCCCCGGCCGCGTCCGCAGCCTGACCCTGCTCACCGCCGCCTACACGCGCGGCCACCGCGTGCTGCGCTACACCCGGCCCGGCCCGTTCCGCCAGGTCCTCGGCCGCCGATACCCACCCGGCGCCGCGGGGGAGGAGGAGATGACCGTCGCCGTCATGCGCATGCTCGCCTCACCCCACGCACTCGACCACTTCGACGAGGACCTCGCCCGCGACATCGGCCGCCGCAGCCACGCCCGCCACCCCAGCGACCGGCGCGCCGACCAGCGCCAGATCACCGCCGGCCGCACCGGCGACCCGTGGGCGTTCGACGCGCTGCCCGACGTACCCATCCAGATCATCAACGGCCTCGACGACCCGATCATCCGCGCCACCGGCGGCCTCGACCTGGCCCGCCGCCTGCGCGCCCCGATCAGGTTCTATCCCGGCATGGGCCACGACCTGCCGAAACACCTCTGGGACACGCTGGCGGCGGACATCGCCACACTCGCTAACCGTCCGCACGCTCCCGCGACTCGGCCAGCCGCGTGA
- a CDS encoding nucleotidyl transferase AbiEii/AbiGii toxin family protein, which translates to MRLHPAHTRIARIALAVANRHGFALGGGLALIAHGVVHRPTEDVDLFSDVAGAVPAATRLVAEALRADGFEVEEIEDETGYLGDHLAELEITDPGRSGIAIRVTLGELHRARSPVVLDVIGPVMDLADLRAWKVSALVSRAEPRDYIDVAAFLADTDADTLIGLARTVDPEIEEEDVARIRPRLDRMPDREFHAYGLTVEEVAEVRRRFTGWPVFPQRVS; encoded by the coding sequence ATGCGGCTGCACCCGGCGCATACGCGCATCGCCCGGATCGCGCTGGCCGTGGCGAACCGGCACGGGTTCGCGCTCGGCGGCGGGCTGGCGCTGATCGCGCACGGCGTGGTGCACCGGCCGACCGAGGACGTGGACCTGTTCAGCGACGTGGCGGGCGCGGTGCCGGCCGCGACCCGGCTGGTGGCGGAGGCGCTGCGCGCGGACGGGTTCGAGGTCGAGGAGATCGAGGACGAGACCGGCTACCTGGGCGATCATCTGGCCGAGTTGGAGATCACCGATCCGGGGCGGTCCGGGATCGCGATCCGGGTGACGCTCGGGGAGCTGCACCGGGCGCGCTCCCCCGTGGTGCTGGACGTGATCGGCCCGGTGATGGACCTCGCCGACCTGCGTGCCTGGAAGGTGTCGGCGCTGGTGTCGCGCGCGGAGCCGCGTGACTACATCGACGTGGCCGCGTTCCTGGCGGACACCGACGCGGACACGCTGATCGGCCTGGCCCGTACGGTCGATCCGGAGATCGAGGAGGAGGACGTGGCCCGCATCCGCCCGCGTCTGGACCGCATGCCGGACCGGGAGTTCCACGCGTACGGGCTGACCGTCGAGGAGGTCGCCGAGGTGCGCAGACGCTTCACCGGCTGGCCGGTGTTCCCTCAACGAGTGTCATGA